The sequence TTTCCTTGGCAATATCCTTCGGCGCATAATCTGCCACAGCAGCACTTGCAATCCCGATATCGATCCTGTCATAAAACTCAAATACTTTAGCCAGCATTTCTTTTGCAGAAGTTACTTTATGCAGTTCTATCCTTTTATCGGTAAGGATTTGTGAACTTGGTCCTGAGATTAGAATAACTTTTGCACCTCTTTTTGAAGCCTCTTCAGCCAAAGAAAATCCCATTTTTCCTGAAGAATGGTTTCCGATGAATCTCACAGGATCAATTGCCTCATAGGTAGGACCTGCAGTAATTAAAACGGTTTTTCCCTCCAAACTTTTTTCAGTTGTATGATCTGCAAAATAAGCTTCAATTGAACTGAAAATCGTTGATGGCTCAGCCATTCTTCCTTGCCCGATCAGGCCACTTGCCAGCTCTCCGTTTTCAGCAGGAATGATAATGTGTCCATAGCTTTCTGCTAATTCGAGGTTCCTTTTCGTAGAAGGATGTGCATACATATCCAAATCCATAGCCGGGGCAATAAATACTGGACATTTCGCAGACATATATGTTGCAATAAGGAGATTATCGCACATTCCGTGGATCATTTTAGACAAGGTATTAGCTGTACACGGAGCTACAATCATCACATCTGCCCATAAAGCAAGTTCCACATGGCTATTCCAGGTTCCGTTGTGATCATAAAAATCGGAATAAACTGGTTTCTTCGATAAGGTAGCCAAACTTAATTTGGTTACGAAATGTTCTGCATCGGAGGTCATAATCACCTGTACTTCGGCTCCTTGTTTTACAAAATCTCTTATCAGAAAGTGAACTTTATAGGCTGCAATTCCTCCAGAAACGGCAATAAGGATCTTTTTACCGGAAACACTCATTTAGCTTTAATTTTTTTGAAATACTAAAATACTTATTTTTTCTTACAATAAGGGTTTAAAACAGCAAAGGTCATAAAAGAACTTAATTCCCTTATGACCTTTGTTTATAAAAAAGACAGAAAATTACTTTCTTTCTTCTGTTTTTCTAAAATATACGTCTCCATTTAACCATTCTTCAATAGCGATTGAAGTTGGCTTGGGAAGTTTTTCGTAATGCTTAGAGATCTCAATCTGTTCTCTGTTTTCGAAAACCTCTTCTAATGTAGAATTGTGAACAGCAAATTCATCTAATTTGTTGTGAAGCTCCGTACGGATCTCCGCATTGATTTGCTCTGCTCTCTTTCCCATGATAACAATAGCTTCGTAGATTGAACCTACTTTATCTTCAATCTTGTCTTTGTCGTAAGTAATAGTATTTACTTCTGCTTTTGTATCTTTTACACTCATTTTGAGAAAATTATTTTTATTTTAAGATGGCAAATTTACGAATTATCTTTTAATTTTGAAAGTCGCTGCAGGTGGAGGGGTCTGAAGTGCCGCACTATCCCTCTGCATCTGCTTTGCCTGCTTTTCATTGCTAATCTGATCTTTAACTTGCTGCTCTTTTTTATCCTGGCTGGCAAGCTTTTCTGCCTCTTTCTTTTGCTTAGCTGTTAATGCTGCAATTTTTGCTTCGGTTTCTTTTTTAACCACTACAAAATGTTCCTTTTCTTTTTCCAGTTTTGTTCTCAGATCAGAGGCCGTCTTAGAATATTCTGTATTAGGAAGTTCCTTTTCAACCATTTTCACATAAGTTAAAGCACTTTCAATACGCTCATCCTTAAGACTATAAATTGATTTTAAAGCTAATTCATAACGAGACTTCATGATATAATCATAAATTTTCGGACGAAGTTTTGTACTTGGGAAATCTTCCAA is a genomic window of Chryseobacterium nakagawai containing:
- the coaBC gene encoding bifunctional phosphopantothenoylcysteine decarboxylase/phosphopantothenate--cysteine ligase CoaBC, whose amino-acid sequence is MSVSGKKILIAVSGGIAAYKVHFLIRDFVKQGAEVQVIMTSDAEHFVTKLSLATLSKKPVYSDFYDHNGTWNSHVELALWADVMIVAPCTANTLSKMIHGMCDNLLIATYMSAKCPVFIAPAMDLDMYAHPSTKRNLELAESYGHIIIPAENGELASGLIGQGRMAEPSTIFSSIEAYFADHTTEKSLEGKTVLITAGPTYEAIDPVRFIGNHSSGKMGFSLAEEASKRGAKVILISGPSSQILTDKRIELHKVTSAKEMLAKVFEFYDRIDIGIASAAVADYAPKDIAKEKIKKNDENLTIELVKNPDILKTMGEKKTHQFLVGFALETQNEEENAKGKLQKKNLDMIVLNSLRDEGAGFKNDTNKIKIFTKTEKREFDLKSKGEVAKDILNFVESQLLK
- a CDS encoding DNA-directed RNA polymerase subunit omega, which codes for MSVKDTKAEVNTITYDKDKIEDKVGSIYEAIVIMGKRAEQINAEIRTELHNKLDEFAVHNSTLEEVFENREQIEISKHYEKLPKPTSIAIEEWLNGDVYFRKTEERK